A region from the Capsicum annuum cultivar UCD-10X-F1 unplaced genomic scaffold, UCD10Xv1.1 ctg5386, whole genome shotgun sequence genome encodes:
- the LOC124893108 gene encoding uncharacterized protein LOC124893108, translating into MTYDGNEEVHSGDNLGKTKTKKCDKSRNKDEAQILVSEAVTNMEDGEGPASGSLDERIVSTEAGLAVLGHRFKTLESNVGTLEAAALEGLDEVKADFSKQNEEHKKGLTSLELKLTEALSMLHEEFGSKLFEVMLGQSALQEEVADLKQQLEASRVGGNHGFVAYHNTSIEAPKPNVFKGERNSQDVENFIWQLESYFEHIKFVDRTARIRIATMYFSDVAILWWQLRRRNVKTVDEAIKVAESLTDFHADYAKAKDSRNKPVATKGDRGDKVKDKFVPNKNREFKGECNQLSSFRKNYQEKKKDVANRDSGCYLCGDMSHFARYFPSLSKMETTIAATRKDQSSAQVGGSGEQEAQAANPGKGKGHAMGLFNHMALFNHMTLVALSAKKQSLFVDEEVNGRAVHIMVDIGATHNFVTEEKAKEIGLAFVTSDSMLKTVNCIPTNVNGLAPRVSLTLGGWKGETDFSVVPMDVFDIFLGMDFWYEINVFILPRLNQLAICDVGGSFIVPLIRVAQSGTRLSAMQLVKGFKKGEATFLVTFMEIVGCQEDELLPSCVQRVLEENKDVIPEELPKWLPPRREVDHEIELVPGAKPPAMTPYRMSPPELEELRKQLKELLESGHIRPSKAPFGALVTVKNKYPIPLIADLFDRLGKAKVFTKMYLRKGYYQVRIVEGDEAKTTCVTRYGSFEWLVMPFGLTNAPATFFTLKNKIFQPYLDQFVVIYLDDIVVYSSSMEEHLKVQFLGHTISQGQIQMDSDKVEAIWDWEAPTKVPELRSFLGFANYYRRFILGYSDIASPLTDLLKKNRVWEWNMQTDAYDFAIGGVLTQEGHPIAFDSRKLNDAERRYTFHEREMTAIVHCLRTWRHYLLGAHFLVKTDNVVTSYFQSQKKLLPKQARWQDFLAEFDYSLEYKPGKANVVADALSRKAVLATLLSTTSCSVLDSIKEGMEHDPVAKQLLDLARKGKTQKFWE; encoded by the exons ATGACATACGACGGCAACGAGGAGGTTCACAGCGGAGACAATTTGGGAAAAACCAAGACCAAGAAATGTGACAAGAGTAGGAACAAAGATGAGGCTCAAATTCTAGTTAGTGAGGCTGTTACAAATATGGAAGATGGTGAAGGTCCTGCATCTGGCTCTCTTGATGAGAGAATCGTTAGCACGGAGGCTGGTTTAGCGGTTTTGGGCCATCGCTTCAAGACCCTTGAGTCCAACGTTGGTACCCTTGAGGCGGCTGCTCTTGAAGGGCTGGACGAAGTCAAGGCTGACTTTTCCAAGCAAAATGAAGAGCACAAGAAGGGGCTGACCAGCTTGGAACTCAAGCTTACGGAAGCATTATCGATGCTACATGAGGAGTTTGGGTCAAAACTGTTCGAGGTGATGTTGGGGCAGTCCGCTTTGCAGGAAGAAGTTGCTGATTTGAAGCAACAACTGGAAGCATCCCGTGTTGGTGGAAATCATGGTTTCGTGGCTTACCATAATACTAGTATTGAGGCTCCTAAACCGAACGTGTTTAAGGGTGAGAGGAACTCTCAAGATGTAGAGAATTTCATATGGCAATTGGAGTCGTATTTTGAGCACATCAAGTTTGTTGACAGGACAGCAAGGATCCGGATTGCAACCATGTACTTTAGCGACGTCGCAATATTGTGGTGGC AGTTGAGGAGGCGTAATGTCAAGACCGTGGATGAGGCCATTAAAGTGGCAGAATCCTTGACTGATTTTCATGCCGATTATGCCAAGGCGAAGGATAGTCGGAACAAGCCCGTTGCTACCAAGGGAGATCGTGGGGACAAGGTCAAAGACAAGTTTGTTCCCAACAAAAATCGTGAGTTCAAAGGCGAATGCAACCAGCTATCGTCATTCCGGAAGAACTACCAGGAGAAGAAGAAAGATGTAGCTAACCGCGATAGCGGCTGCTACCTTTGCGGGGATATGTCTCACTTTGCTAGATATTTTCCTTCATTGAGTAAGATGGAAACGACGATTGCAGCAACACGGAAGGATCAATCTAGTGCGCAAGTCGGGGGTTCCGGGGAGCAAGAAGCACAAGCTGCTAATCCGGGGAAAGGAAAGGGACATGCCATGGGTTTGTTCAACCACATGGCTTTGTTTAACCACATGACGCTTGTAGCTCTTTCTGCAAAGAAGCAGTCATTATTTGTTGATGAGGAGGTGAATGGGCGAGCAGTTCACATTATGGTGGACATCGGAGCAACGCATAACTTTGTTACGGAGGAAAAGGCCAAAGAAATTGGACTTGCATTCGTGACCAGTGATTCAATGTTAAAGACTGTTAATTGTATCCCTACCAATGTCAATGGCCTCGCTCCTCGGGTGAGTCTCACCTTGGGAGGTTGGAAGGGAGAAACGGATTTTTCGGTTGTCCCGATGGatgtctttgatatttttttgggGATGGATTTTTGGTATGAGATTAATGTGTTTATTTTGCCACGTCTTAACCAGCTAGCCATTTGCGATGTGGGTGGTTCTTTCATTGTTCCACTTATTCGTGTCGCTCAAAGTGGAACACGTTTGTCGGCAATGCAGCTTGTTAAAGGTTTCAAGAAAGGAGAAGCAACCTTTCTTGTGACATTTATGGAGATTGTGGGCTGCCAAGAAGATGAATTATTGCCCTCATGTGTCCAACGTGTTCTTGAAGAGAACAAGGATGTAATACCGGAGGAGCTTCCCAAATGGTTACCTCCACGAAGGGAAGTTGATCACGAAATCGAGTTGGTTCCCGGGGCAAAGCCACCAGCTATGACCCCGTATCGAATGTCGCCTCCGGAGCTTGAAGAACTTAGAAAACAACTCAAGGAGTTGCTGGAATCAGGCCACATCCGACCATCTAAGGCACCCTTTGGAGCTCTG GTCACGGTGAAAAACAAATATCCCATTCCCTTGATAGCTGATTTGTTTGATCGTTTGGGGAAAGCCAAAGTGTTCACAAAGATGTATTTGAGGAAGGGCTATTATCAAGTTCGCATAGTCGAAGGAGATGAAGCCAAGACGACTTGTGTGACTCGTTATGGGTCCTTTGAGTGGCTGGTCATGCCTTTTGGACTGACCAATGCACCAGCCACATTTTTTACCCTAAAGAACAAGATTTTCCAGCCATACTTGGATCAATTCGTGGTCATATACCTGGACGACATTGTTGTTTATAGTAGCTCAATGGAGGAGCAT CTAAAGGTGCAATTCTTGGGCCATACGATCAGCCAAGGGCAGATTCAGATGGATAGCGACAAAGTTGAGGCGATCTGGGATTGGGAGGCTCCAACGAAGGTGCCCGAATTAAGGTCCTTCCTTGGCTTTGCTAATTATTACCGGAGATTTATTCTTGGATACTCGGATATTGCTTCTCCACTCACGGATTTATTGAAGAAGAATCGTGTCTGGGAGTGGAATA TGCAAACGGATGCATACGATTTTGCTATTGGTGGTGTCCTAACGCAAGAGGGCCATCCGATAGCATTTGACAGTAGAAAATTGAATGATGCAGAGCGGCGCTATACATTCCACGAAAGGGAGATGACGGCCATTGTCCATTGCCTAAGGACATGGCGTCATTATTTGTTGGGAGCTCATTTCCTCGTTAAGACGGATAATGTAGTGACTAGCTACTTCCAATCACAAAAGAAACTATTGCCAAAGCAGGCTCGATGGCAAGATTTCTTGGCAGAGTTTGATTACTCATTGGAGTATAAACCGGGAAAAGCAAATGTTGTGGCTGATGCATTAAGTCGCAAGGCTGTTTTGGCAACACTTTTGAGCACTACCAGCTGTAGTGTGCTGGATTCCATCAAAGAAGGGATGGAACATGATCCCGTTGCCAAGCAACTTCTTGATTTGGCGCGCAAAGGAAAGACCCAAAAGTTTTGGGAGTAG